The genomic region ATTTGaagtattatatttatattttagtaaaagttattacatttaaaaataaaataataatttattcaaaatacattaattgtataatttttaagctattcttatattaatataattcatttttatgataattaattcaaaattatatatattagatttCAATAGACCGGCAATAATGCAATATAatcttttttaactattaaattaaGCGATTTTATCAACGTAAATCTTTAAAGTTATTTAACAATAGCTagcaaaaaatagtaataaaataaatatttaaatttaaaaataaatatttaaatttaaacatattttaaaacttataaataaattctattgctttataatctttttttaaaaagaaaaaacacatcaTCCCGATTCCCCCAACGATAGTCACGTGTCCCTTTCACCAAATAGATCAAATCCTACTTCTACTTTTCTCATCctgttttttttaaactatatcatTTTAAAGGACTAACACGGGAATAGCTTGAAAAGAACAACAAATTCCCTCTAAAAACGTCCACGAGTCCCTCTCCCAAACGAGTCCCACCGCAAGTACACACCAATCACCCTCCCAGAACCCTCGTAAAGTCACCATCACCATAAAAACGCCACCTTCCACGTGTCGCCTTCTCAAACCCCTCAAAAAGTCGCCACGTGTCCCTCCCTCGCAAAGCGGCACCACGCTCTCTCTCTTCTCCTGCGCCTCGAGATTCGCGGGACACCCAAACCACCACACTCGCCCTCACGCCACGTGTCCCCTCCCCTCCCCTAACAACCCGCCACGTGTTTCATCTCCCATCCCCTCATCGGGCGCCACGTGGCTCCCTCCGAACCTTCGATCAAACAGATTCTTCATTCTCCGCTCCTCGATGATAAGAAAGGATTTAGCGGTGCAACCTTCGTTAACGCTTCCCTTTTACGTGTCGCTAACCGCCATCCCCGCCTTCTCGGGTAGCGCCACGTGTCCCTCTGTGGGTTCTTTTTAGAGatcagaaaaacaaataaatcacGTTCCACTGTGATACGAAGCTACCTACGTTAACGTTAACATTAACATTAACAACAACGATGGTTGAAGTCGAAGAGATAGAGCTGGATTTGGCGTTGTCCATAGGGGGCAGTTTCGGGAAATACACGGTGGAGAAGCCCGCACCGGATTCCGAAGCGCGTGTTTCAAATTCGGATAGTCGCGATGGAATGCGCGTGGTGATGGAGCCGCGCGAGAAGCGCGAGATTCAGGCGTTTCGGAGAATGGAGGCGAGGAAGAAGAGGGAGCGCGTGAGGGAACCGTCCGAGCCCGAATCGCAATTACGGGATTTTAAGAGGGAGAAAACGGAATGCGGTAACGGCGTTAGTGGCTCGTGGACAGCGGCGACGACGACGCCGTATCGCATGCACCAGTTCGCGACGGTGCAGTACTTGCCGTTGAATAACGGCTTTCCGTTACCGTGCTGGGTCGGAGGGGAAAAGAATGTGGGTGGAGTAGACGGCGTTGACGGCATTAACGGTGGAGGAGATAGGAAAGCCAAGTCTAATGGGTCTTCCAGGTGTAGTTCTTCTGTGGTTTCGGATTATCAAAGCTCTTCTCGtgaaggtaattttttttttttaatttatggttactatatatataattatatatattcatatatatatatatatatatatatatatatatatatatatatatattcatatcaGCTAATTTTACGATGTTTTTTTAGCTTTTCCGTTCTTCCGAATAttcattgttatttattttacggtatttactttttttttcaaggtttTAGCTCTTTTTGTTACCACTCCATTATTTGAATGCAAAATACTAGTGTACAAAatctgaaataaaaaaaaaattgattggctTATTCCAGTTTGAAAGTTCTATAAAGTATAtctattttgttcatttatttgCATATATGGTTTCAAAGGTTGAACAtaatcaagaaaagaagaaatttaatttgattatatctCGCGTGATTTTGGAATTTGGAGTGACATTTTTTAGGATGTGGGTTCCCAGCACATTAAATCGAATAGTCGTTCAATTTTAAACAGTATATTGTCCTGGGTCATGAATTATGGTCTCATGCAGCTTTAAGTTAAATGTAGATCAAACTTAtctgaattttttaatagtatCAGCGTTTCATATATCGCCTAATAATGTTGCGTCTCTCTCTGCCATTCCTTGTTGAACTATTACTTTTTCATGAATTATGGTCTCATGCAGCTTTAAGTTAAATGTAGATCAACCTTAtctgaattttttaatagtatCAGCGTTTCATATATCGCCTAATAATGTTGCGTCTCTCTCTGCCATTCCTTGTTGAACTATTACTTTTTCAAATAATGgctacttgattttttttttcccaaagaTCTTCGGTGCATAAAAGTTACATTGAACTCCAATTAATTCAAGTTGAGTCAATCAATTCATTTAAATAAAGAGATaaagttgttcatttttttcatattaatccTAAAAGGCAAATGTCGTGAAGAAATAACTTTTAATGAATACATTATAACGTGCTCACCATTCCTGTGTCTTGGTTTGTTCTATAATGTTCTTAAATATTCGAATCCAAGCATATGAAAGTGGAGCAAGCATTATCACGTGCTATTTTATTCGTCGATTCTGCTTACCAATTACCATCATCATATTGTCCTACTTTCAAATCAGGCACATTTCGGTTTTCATATTTATCGAAGCCTTTTCTCTTATTTGCCATTTCTTAAAAaggattttgtaattttgattcAAGTAATGACACCTCTGTATACTCTATCGACACTTTGTATCACCTATTCACTTCACCTATTATACGTATAcgtcatactttttttttcttctctttttgtcTCTAGGTGTTGAGTAGATCAGTTTGGTGTCCACCAAACATTTTtcattagataattttttttacattattaattaaaagtcaAGATATgactttttaaagtaattaatcaATGAGTAAATGATGTGTATGCTAATCAATGATAGGATAATAGggtaaaaaactttaaattgtGGGtgtattttaatcaaatttttatgtatatgtaattctcaacttgaatcttgattatcACCTTCCTCGGgacatattttttaacaaatattccaAATTTATCTTTTCTCAGAAGGAGGTAGCACAGACAGTCACAGCCATTCAGTTCATTCCTTGGCAGAACCGGCCCAATTGAACACTTCCAAGGAAATAAGCATCGAAACGTCCCAACCTGAAGAAAGTGCTTCCGCTTCATCTCACCCTATAAGACCCAAACAAGGCAACACCACCATCCAAGAGATAAAAAAGCACATTGCAAAGGAAACGCGACCAAAACCAAACCCCAATTCACCCGAGCCAATTGAAAACAAACCTTTGTCTAACGAAAACTTAACCAAAGTTGAAATAATGGGAAAGCCTCCAAAGCCTCTCTCTCACACCTCTTATTCGCTCCCTCCAATGCCCTATGTGTCTACAAAAGGGGACAATGGGAGAACGGTTAATGGGTTTCTCTACAGATACACAAAATCTGAGGTCAGCATTATTTGTGTTTGCCATGGAAGCACATTTTCACCTGCAGAGTTTGTGCAGCATGCAGGGGGCACAGACACCACGCACCCTCTAAGGCAAATCACAGTTATTCCTTCTGTCTTTGGGtgatcatccccttttttgtgTTAATTAGGCCTTTTCTCACTTAGCGTGTTTGGAAATAGTTGAGACGTGAACACGTCTAGACGTAAGGACGTAAGAAATCACGCATGGGATGtggaaattataattattagctGAAACCTAGCACTCTATCAGATAGAGAAGCAGAAGAATTTGATTCAAGTGTCTATGTTATGTTGTCTTTAGGCAGGGTATATATTTTGGTTACAGGAACAGGAGCTTTTTGTTGACTAAGCTAACTGCATTAACTAACAATTACTCTAATtgatgttttcttgttttggagtATGGTTTGGCTTCtattgtatattattattattattattattattattattattattattattattattattattattttgttttaattgtcataaaatttcaattttattttcttagtttcatttattttcCGTCAAACTTTTCCCatgattttttctcttatttttagtttcattttttcaTCATTAATATTAGCCTTGAGAgttaaaactttatcttttatttttacatttttagtcCTCTTGGGGAAATGATATTGATggtaaaaaataaggaaaaagttgttagagataaaataaaaaaattatgaactttcattaaaaaagaaatatatttaactttattttcataTCTTTATTCGTGTATTGGACGGCCTATATATTGTGCTGGGTTTGATAAACTTGAGAAACTGGCGCAGATGATTTACgtgttttgcttttattttctgtttcacatttaatttgctaaaaaaaattgcta from Glycine soja cultivar W05 chromosome 16, ASM419377v2, whole genome shotgun sequence harbors:
- the LOC114389713 gene encoding ninja-family protein 2-like; this translates as MVEVEEIELDLALSIGGSFGKYTVEKPAPDSEARVSNSDSRDGMRVVMEPREKREIQAFRRMEARKKRERVREPSEPESQLRDFKREKTECGNGVSGSWTAATTTPYRMHQFATVQYLPLNNGFPLPCWVGGEKNVGGVDGVDGINGGGDRKAKSNGSSRCSSSVVSDYQSSSREEGGSTDSHSHSVHSLAEPAQLNTSKEISIETSQPEESASASSHPIRPKQGNTTIQEIKKHIAKETRPKPNPNSPEPIENKPLSNENLTKVEIMGKPPKPLSHTSYSLPPMPYVSTKGDNGRTVNGFLYRYTKSEVSIICVCHGSTFSPAEFVQHAGGTDTTHPLRQITVIPSVFG